From Streptomyces sp. NBC_01754, a single genomic window includes:
- a CDS encoding alpha/beta fold hydrolase has protein sequence MTAPATAPVAGETCLRTEDGTRLAVSVLAPLARDAARRPVIVLAHGWGGSRRIWGPVTDRLLRRGFPVVAYDLRGHGASTVGAAGVTAAAMAADLAAVVRHAGGVPLVVGHSGGGFTALALAAAPGPGIRPVGLVLVASAAYDQDTPEKEARMMGAPLFSWALRRPGLGRTLLNQMTGRSLAPRLREVNRQVFAGTAPEVRAACFRSSRGMDLRAVLAGAGVPAAVLTGGADRVVRPALGRELAATLPDAEFTSIDGAGHVLPLEHPDAVAESVTRTAARATTGTTGADTP, from the coding sequence CCCGTGGCCGGTGAGACCTGTCTGCGCACGGAGGACGGAACCCGTCTGGCGGTTTCCGTCCTCGCGCCGCTGGCCCGGGACGCGGCCCGGCGTCCCGTGATCGTGCTCGCGCACGGCTGGGGCGGCAGCCGCCGGATCTGGGGCCCGGTGACCGACCGACTGCTGCGCCGCGGCTTCCCCGTGGTCGCCTACGACCTGCGCGGCCACGGTGCCTCCACGGTGGGCGCCGCGGGGGTGACCGCCGCGGCGATGGCCGCGGACCTGGCGGCGGTCGTCCGCCACGCCGGGGGCGTGCCACTGGTCGTCGGGCACTCCGGCGGCGGGTTCACCGCGCTGGCGCTGGCCGCGGCACCCGGGCCCGGAATCCGTCCGGTGGGCCTGGTACTGGTCGCCTCGGCGGCGTACGACCAGGACACCCCGGAGAAGGAGGCGCGCATGATGGGGGCGCCGCTCTTCTCCTGGGCGCTGCGCCGGCCGGGCCTCGGCCGCACCCTGCTCAACCAGATGACGGGCAGGTCCCTGGCCCCGAGGCTCCGCGAGGTGAACCGCCAGGTCTTCGCCGGGACCGCCCCGGAGGTACGGGCGGCCTGCTTCCGCTCCTCCCGGGGCATGGACCTGCGGGCGGTACTCGCCGGGGCCGGGGTGCCGGCCGCGGTCCTGACGGGCGGGGCCGACCGGGTCGTACGCCCCGCGCTGGGCCGGGAACTGGCGGCCACGCTCCCGGACGCGGAGTTCACCTCGATCGACGGCGCCGGCCACGTCCTGCCCCTGGAACACCCGGACGCCGTGGCCGAGTCCGTCACCCGTACCGCCGCCCGCGCCACCACCGGCACGACCGGGGCCGACACCCCGTGA
- a CDS encoding 4'-phosphopantetheinyl transferase family protein encodes MIGRLVPAGAVGAEAFDDALPGLPDPRELALVRGRPDRVVRQFTAARACAHRCLDALGAPAGPLLRTADGVPVWPSGFVGSITHCAGYRAAVAAPADRWAALGVDAEPALPLPHGVLGLVASEPERRMVARLTAGHSRLPWDRLLFSAKEAVYKAWYPATRRWIGTAAVEIAFTADGLLTAEIRPGRTAAPPVPVPAGWPAGDGEPAAARCTGRWQVAEGFVLTAVAVPAAAG; translated from the coding sequence GTGATCGGGCGGCTCGTGCCGGCGGGGGCGGTCGGGGCGGAGGCGTTCGACGACGCGCTTCCGGGTCTGCCGGACCCCCGGGAACTCGCCCTGGTACGAGGCCGGCCGGACCGGGTCGTCCGGCAGTTCACCGCCGCGCGGGCCTGCGCCCACCGCTGTCTGGACGCCCTCGGAGCACCGGCCGGGCCGCTGCTGCGCACGGCGGACGGCGTGCCGGTGTGGCCGTCCGGCTTCGTCGGCAGCATCACCCACTGCGCCGGGTACCGGGCGGCGGTGGCGGCGCCTGCCGACCGGTGGGCGGCGCTCGGCGTGGACGCCGAACCCGCGCTCCCGCTGCCGCACGGCGTCCTCGGTCTGGTCGCCTCGGAGCCCGAGCGGCGGATGGTGGCCCGGCTCACCGCCGGGCACTCCCGGCTGCCGTGGGACCGGCTGCTGTTCAGCGCCAAGGAGGCCGTCTACAAGGCCTGGTACCCGGCCACCCGCCGGTGGATCGGCACGGCCGCCGTCGAGATCGCGTTCACGGCCGACGGCCTGCTGACGGCCGAGATCCGTCCCGGCCGAACGGCAGCGCCGCCGGTGCCGGTGCCGGCTGGGTGGCCTGCGGGGGACGGGGAGCCGGCGGCGGCCCGCTGCACGGGACGCTGGCAGGTCGCAGAGGGCTTCGTGCTCACCGCCGTGGCGGTGCCGGCCGCGGCGGGATGA
- a CDS encoding AraC family transcriptional regulator: MDTLSGLLESPKARGAFLLKSVFNPPWGLRIEDRAALSLVTVLHGSAWVLREGSEPVRIMAGDVAVLRGPEPYTLVDDPATPPAITIDPEQRCSTTTGQDVAQSMSLGVRTWGEPHRTGSTVMLSGTYQAPNEVGRRLLASLPGMLVQPASAARTPLIGMLAAEVDKEDIGQEVVLDRLLDLLLINVLRTWLMEPGTGAPLWFRAQSDPAVGRALRLLHERPGEPWTVASLASAVGVSRAVLARHFTELVGEPPISYLTGWRLTLASEMLRDPGLSVASIAAKVGYSGPFALSAAFKRERGVSPQEFRRGKRPQESPAAGSDGRTVVLGR, translated from the coding sequence GTGGATACGCTCAGCGGGCTCCTGGAGAGTCCCAAGGCGCGCGGCGCCTTCCTGCTGAAATCGGTGTTCAACCCTCCGTGGGGGCTGCGCATCGAGGACCGCGCGGCCTTGTCGCTGGTCACCGTGTTGCACGGCTCGGCGTGGGTGCTCCGCGAGGGCAGCGAGCCGGTACGCATCATGGCCGGGGACGTGGCCGTGCTGCGGGGGCCCGAGCCGTACACGCTCGTCGACGACCCGGCGACACCTCCCGCCATCACCATCGACCCGGAGCAGCGTTGCAGCACCACCACGGGGCAGGACGTCGCCCAGTCGATGTCCCTGGGCGTGCGCACCTGGGGCGAGCCGCACCGCACCGGCTCGACCGTGATGCTCAGCGGCACCTACCAGGCGCCCAACGAGGTCGGGCGCAGGCTGCTCGCCAGTCTGCCCGGGATGCTCGTCCAGCCCGCGTCGGCCGCGCGGACCCCGCTGATCGGGATGCTCGCCGCCGAGGTCGACAAGGAGGACATCGGCCAGGAGGTCGTCCTCGACCGGCTGCTCGACCTGCTGCTCATCAACGTCCTGCGCACCTGGCTGATGGAGCCCGGGACAGGTGCGCCGCTCTGGTTCCGGGCGCAGAGCGACCCGGCGGTGGGACGGGCGCTGCGGCTGCTGCACGAGCGTCCCGGCGAGCCCTGGACGGTCGCCTCGCTCGCGTCCGCCGTCGGTGTCTCCCGGGCGGTGCTCGCCCGGCACTTCACCGAACTGGTCGGTGAGCCGCCGATCTCCTACCTGACCGGATGGCGGCTGACGCTCGCCTCCGAAATGCTGCGGGACCCGGGTCTCTCGGTCGCCAGCATCGCCGCGAAAGTGGGGTACTCGGGGCCTTTCGCGCTGAGCGCCGCGTTCAAGCGTGAACGGGGCGTCAGCCCGCAGGAGTTCCGCCGCGGCAAGCGGCCCCAGGAGTCCCCGGCCGCCGGATCGGACGGGCGGACCGTGGTCCTCGGCCGCTGA
- a CDS encoding anthrone oxygenase family protein — protein sequence MGSAAPKDPVLVAATLGTGLMAGLYLAFDIGVLPVLGRREDERFVAAMRRANDALDDDAAFGTLFVGVFVATGLAARRLARADRGDAARRARAAAVLYGLSVVTTVCVNLPLNRRLRAAPGASATALAEARAAYELPWRRANAVRTAACLGALALLTGALANKRRPVAR from the coding sequence ATGGGTTCTGCTGCTCCCAAGGATCCCGTGCTGGTCGCGGCGACCCTCGGTACCGGTCTGATGGCCGGCCTCTACCTCGCCTTCGACATCGGGGTGCTGCCCGTCCTCGGCCGCCGCGAGGACGAGCGGTTCGTCGCCGCGATGCGCCGGGCCAACGACGCCCTGGACGACGACGCCGCCTTCGGCACGCTCTTCGTCGGGGTGTTCGTGGCGACCGGCCTGGCCGCCCGCAGACTCGCGCGCGCGGACCGCGGCGACGCCGCCCGGCGGGCCCGGGCCGCCGCCGTGCTGTACGGCCTCAGCGTCGTGACGACGGTCTGCGTCAACCTCCCCCTCAACCGCCGGCTGCGTGCCGCCCCCGGCGCCTCGGCCACCGCCCTGGCCGAGGCGCGGGCGGCGTACGAACTCCCCTGGCGCCGCGCCAACGCCGTCCGTACGGCCGCCTGTCTGGGCGCGCTCGCCCTGCTGACCGGCGCGTTGGCGAACAAGCGTCGTCCCGTGGCGCGTTGA
- a CDS encoding hemerythrin domain-containing protein, producing the protein MDGLLWGGKDVAGLPRHLRGFAQTHLALRRDSRRLVAAAPLLTSAGLPRAAEWWRQLRAILDWHNRTEDEILWPRLIEHVPEIAAGSHRMVQDHVALDDSMLRVTKALEGGRAELIGGPVDTFDTALHRHLHEEEELTFPAFVRVPAHVFTALERRVLAAAPFRVKRVLPPWLLDALPQPDGVMPAPVRLMGRTVLGGAYRRTLTGILEPR; encoded by the coding sequence ATGGACGGGCTGCTGTGGGGAGGCAAGGACGTGGCCGGGCTCCCCCGCCACCTGCGGGGATTCGCGCAGACGCACCTCGCGCTGCGGCGGGACTCCAGGCGGCTGGTGGCCGCCGCGCCACTGCTCACTTCCGCCGGACTTCCCCGGGCCGCGGAATGGTGGCGGCAGCTGCGGGCCATCCTGGACTGGCACAACCGCACGGAGGACGAGATCCTCTGGCCGCGGCTGATCGAGCACGTGCCGGAGATCGCCGCCGGCTCCCACCGGATGGTGCAGGACCACGTGGCGCTGGACGACTCGATGCTCCGGGTGACCAAGGCGCTGGAGGGCGGACGCGCCGAGCTGATCGGCGGTCCCGTCGACACCTTCGACACCGCCCTCCACCGGCACCTGCACGAGGAGGAGGAGCTGACCTTCCCTGCCTTCGTCCGGGTACCGGCGCATGTGTTCACGGCCCTGGAGCGCCGTGTCCTCGCGGCGGCGCCCTTCCGCGTCAAACGCGTCCTGCCGCCCTGGCTGCTGGACGCGCTCCCGCAGCCGGACGGGGTGATGCCCGCGCCGGTGCGTCTGATGGGGCGGACCGTACTGGGCGGTGCCTACCGCCGCACGCTCACCGGAATCCTGGAACCGCGGTGA
- a CDS encoding NmrA family NAD(P)-binding protein — MSTQTQNTAPILVVGGTGKTGRRVVERLRGLGRAVRIGSRGSEIPFVWEDESTWGAALDGAGAAYVTYYPDLAFPGAKEAVGRFAAVAVGRGVRRLVLLSGRGEEGAVAGEDALKASGCDWTVVRANWFNQNFSESFFLDPVRSGELALPTGDAVEPFVDADDIADVAVAALTDDRHIGKTYELSGPRLLSFTDIARELSVATGRTITYIPVSADDYRAALRELGEPEEFADLFTLIVDGRNASLVHGVREALGREPKDFADYAKEAAATGAWDA, encoded by the coding sequence ATGAGCACTCAGACACAGAACACCGCACCCATCCTCGTCGTCGGCGGCACCGGCAAGACCGGACGGCGCGTCGTCGAGCGCCTGCGGGGGCTCGGCCGCGCGGTCCGGATCGGCTCGCGCGGCAGTGAGATCCCCTTCGTCTGGGAGGACGAGAGCACATGGGGTGCCGCGCTCGACGGAGCCGGCGCCGCCTACGTGACGTACTACCCGGACCTCGCCTTTCCCGGGGCCAAGGAAGCGGTCGGGCGCTTCGCCGCCGTCGCCGTCGGTCGGGGCGTCCGCCGTCTGGTGCTGCTCTCCGGCCGTGGCGAGGAGGGCGCCGTCGCCGGCGAGGACGCCCTCAAGGCGTCCGGCTGCGACTGGACCGTCGTCCGCGCCAACTGGTTCAACCAGAACTTCAGCGAGAGCTTCTTCCTCGACCCGGTCCGCTCCGGCGAGCTGGCCCTGCCCACCGGTGACGCCGTCGAACCGTTCGTCGACGCCGACGACATCGCCGACGTGGCGGTCGCCGCGCTCACCGACGACCGGCACATCGGCAAGACCTACGAACTGTCCGGCCCGCGCCTGCTGAGCTTCACCGACATCGCCCGTGAACTGTCGGTCGCCACCGGCCGGACCATCACCTACATCCCCGTCAGCGCCGACGACTACCGCGCGGCCCTGCGCGAGCTGGGCGAGCCCGAGGAGTTCGCCGACCTCTTCACCCTCATCGTCGACGGGCGCAACGCCAGCCTGGTGCACGGCGTCCGCGAGGCGCTCGGGCGGGAGCCCAAGGACTTCGCGGACTACGCCAAGGAGGCCGCGGCCACCGGCGCCTGGGACGCCTGA
- a CDS encoding anthrone oxygenase family protein: MSETLEILALVCTGLYAGYMFAFLSGVMPALKEVDDAPFTLVMRGVNRKVPGPLFLLLFLGSLVFPAVSWFVAPAGREGSAGTLVGIAAVCALVGHLITSGGNVPLNNALEASRGRGDERAARTAFEGRWNALHAVRTLFAAAAFVLMAVAIGR, translated from the coding sequence ATGTCGGAGACCCTCGAAATCCTCGCCCTCGTCTGTACCGGGCTCTACGCCGGTTACATGTTCGCCTTCCTCTCGGGCGTCATGCCCGCCCTGAAAGAGGTGGACGACGCTCCCTTCACCCTCGTCATGCGGGGCGTCAACCGGAAAGTACCCGGGCCGCTCTTCCTCCTGCTCTTCCTCGGGTCGCTGGTCTTCCCGGCCGTCTCCTGGTTCGTCGCCCCGGCCGGACGTGAGGGCAGCGCCGGAACCCTCGTGGGCATCGCCGCGGTCTGCGCGCTCGTGGGGCACCTGATCACCTCGGGCGGCAACGTCCCGCTGAACAACGCCCTGGAGGCCTCGCGGGGCCGGGGCGACGAGCGGGCCGCCCGCACGGCGTTCGAAGGGCGGTGGAACGCCCTGCACGCGGTGCGGACCCTGTTCGCTGCCGCCGCCTTCGTCCTGATGGCCGTCGCCATCGGCCGGTGA
- the dapF gene encoding diaminopimelate epimerase, which translates to MTTSQIAFLKGHGTENDFVIVPDPDNTVDLPASLVARLCDRRAGVGGDGLLHVVRSAAHPEARTMAEQAEWFMDYRNADGSVAEMCGNGVRVFARYLRRAGLAAEGGLAVATRGGVKRVHLAKDGDVTVSMGHARLPGDGVTVTVGGRSWDARNVNMGNPHAVAFVEDLAHAGDLLSVPSFSPPSVYPDGVNIEFVVDRGPRHLAMRVHERGSGETRSCGTGACAVAVAAARRDGVDPAVTGVPATYTVDLPGGTLVITEFPDGTVDMTGPAVIVAEGVIDADRLETVSG; encoded by the coding sequence GTGACCACTTCGCAGATCGCCTTCCTCAAGGGGCACGGCACCGAGAACGACTTCGTGATCGTGCCCGACCCGGACAACACCGTCGACCTGCCCGCCTCCCTCGTCGCCCGGCTCTGCGACCGGCGGGCGGGTGTCGGCGGCGACGGTCTGCTGCACGTCGTACGTTCCGCCGCGCATCCCGAGGCCCGGACCATGGCGGAACAGGCCGAGTGGTTCATGGACTACCGCAACGCCGACGGCTCGGTCGCCGAGATGTGCGGCAACGGGGTGCGGGTCTTCGCCCGCTACCTCCGGCGTGCCGGCCTCGCGGCGGAGGGCGGCCTGGCCGTCGCGACCCGAGGCGGTGTCAAGCGGGTCCACCTCGCGAAGGACGGCGACGTCACGGTCTCCATGGGGCACGCCCGGCTCCCCGGGGACGGCGTGACCGTCACGGTGGGCGGCCGCAGCTGGGACGCCCGCAACGTGAACATGGGCAATCCGCACGCCGTCGCGTTCGTCGAGGACCTGGCACACGCCGGCGACCTCCTCTCCGTACCGTCGTTCAGCCCGCCGTCCGTCTACCCGGACGGCGTCAACATCGAGTTCGTCGTGGACCGCGGGCCGCGCCACCTCGCGATGCGGGTCCACGAGCGGGGCTCCGGCGAGACGCGCTCCTGCGGTACGGGCGCCTGTGCCGTGGCCGTCGCCGCCGCACGCAGGGACGGCGTGGACCCGGCCGTGACCGGTGTGCCCGCCACGTACACCGTGGACCTGCCCGGCGGCACGCTGGTGATCACCGAATTCCCCGACGGCACCGTCGACATGACGGGCCCGGCCGTGATCGTCGCCGAGGGCGTGATCGACGCGGACCGGCTCGAAACGGTGAGCGGATAG
- a CDS encoding RelA/SpoT family protein — MSAEATDPGAHARKRGRPRIDLRRLGRVALLGPVARDRLPDAIGHVAEAHRGHHPDADLTILRRAYLLAESSHRGQTRKSGEPYITHPLAVTLILAALGAETTTLTASLLHDTVEDTEVTLDQVREQFGDEVCYLVDGVTKLEKVDYGAAAEPETFRKMLVATGNDVRVMSIKLADRLHNMRTLGVMRPEKQARIAKVTRDVLIPLAERLGVQALKTELEDLVFAILHPEEYEATRALIAEADGGQDVLAQIAENVRTTLRDAGMSAEILIRPRHFLSVHRVRSKRGELRGTDFGRLLVLVAEDADCYAVLGELHTCFTPVISEFKDFVAAPKFNLYQSLHTAVVGPEGAVAEVLIRTQRMHKVAEAGVVALGNPYAQDGTAAVQQDEPADGERADPTRPGWLSRLLQWQESATDPDTFWTTLRDDLAQDREITVFGTDGGTLGLPAGASCVDAAYARYGDAAHGCIGARVNGRLATLSTVLTDGDTVQLLLAQDASSGPSPEWLDHVRTPAARIAITGWLQAHPEDVQGHPKSRPVPLRAPDRPADDTAPGAVRTGDRDTGVTVGIPGAAVRLAGCCTPVPPDDVIGFAVRGGAVTVHRRECAAVTRMQDLGRAAVRARWHDSGEWSRPGDHRVTLVAESFGRPRLLADLTEAIAAAGAAVVAATVEPPSEQRVRHTYTLQLTDAAGLPGLMRAMRAVPGVYDVSRAQQPAAAR; from the coding sequence ATGAGCGCAGAGGCGACCGATCCAGGTGCGCACGCCCGTAAGCGCGGTCGCCCACGGATCGACCTGCGCAGACTGGGCCGTGTCGCCCTGCTCGGCCCGGTGGCCCGTGACCGGCTGCCCGACGCCATCGGACATGTCGCGGAGGCCCACCGCGGGCACCACCCGGACGCGGATCTGACCATCCTGCGCAGGGCGTACCTCCTCGCCGAGTCCTCCCATCGCGGCCAGACGCGCAAGAGTGGTGAGCCGTACATCACCCACCCGCTCGCCGTGACCCTGATCCTCGCCGCACTCGGCGCCGAGACGACGACCCTGACGGCCTCCCTCCTCCATGACACCGTCGAGGACACGGAGGTGACGCTGGATCAGGTGCGCGAGCAGTTCGGCGACGAGGTCTGCTATCTGGTCGACGGGGTCACCAAACTGGAGAAGGTCGACTACGGCGCGGCCGCCGAACCCGAGACCTTCCGGAAGATGCTCGTCGCCACCGGCAACGACGTGCGGGTCATGTCGATCAAGCTGGCCGACCGGCTGCACAACATGCGGACCCTGGGTGTCATGCGCCCCGAGAAGCAGGCCAGGATCGCCAAGGTCACCCGGGACGTGCTCATCCCCCTCGCCGAACGCCTGGGGGTGCAGGCGCTCAAGACGGAGCTGGAGGACCTGGTCTTCGCCATCCTGCACCCCGAGGAGTACGAGGCCACCCGGGCGCTGATCGCCGAGGCGGACGGCGGTCAGGACGTGCTCGCGCAGATCGCCGAAAACGTCCGGACGACCCTGCGGGACGCCGGTATGAGCGCCGAGATCCTGATCAGACCACGCCACTTCCTCTCCGTGCACCGGGTCCGGAGCAAACGCGGCGAGCTGCGCGGCACGGACTTCGGGCGCCTGCTGGTCCTGGTGGCCGAGGACGCCGACTGCTACGCGGTCCTGGGCGAACTGCACACCTGCTTCACGCCGGTGATCTCCGAGTTCAAGGACTTCGTCGCGGCTCCGAAGTTCAACCTGTACCAGTCGCTGCACACCGCGGTCGTCGGTCCCGAGGGCGCGGTCGCCGAAGTCCTCATCCGTACGCAGCGGATGCACAAGGTCGCCGAGGCGGGCGTCGTCGCCCTGGGTAACCCCTACGCCCAGGACGGCACCGCGGCGGTCCAGCAGGACGAACCCGCCGACGGTGAGCGGGCCGACCCGACCAGGCCGGGGTGGCTCTCGCGACTCCTCCAGTGGCAGGAGTCCGCCACCGACCCCGACACGTTCTGGACCACCCTGCGTGACGACCTCGCCCAGGACCGGGAGATCACCGTCTTCGGAACCGACGGCGGGACGCTCGGACTGCCCGCCGGCGCCAGCTGCGTCGACGCCGCGTACGCCCGGTACGGCGACGCGGCGCACGGCTGTATAGGGGCGCGCGTCAACGGGCGGCTGGCGACCCTCAGCACCGTCCTGACGGACGGCGACACCGTGCAGCTGCTGCTCGCCCAGGACGCCTCCTCCGGGCCCTCCCCGGAGTGGCTGGACCACGTCCGTACGCCCGCCGCCCGGATCGCGATCACCGGATGGCTCCAGGCCCACCCCGAGGACGTCCAGGGCCACCCCAAGAGCCGTCCGGTCCCCCTCAGGGCGCCGGACAGGCCCGCCGACGACACGGCGCCCGGCGCAGTCAGGACCGGTGACCGGGACACCGGTGTGACCGTCGGCATCCCCGGGGCAGCGGTCCGGCTCGCCGGCTGCTGCACCCCCGTCCCGCCCGACGACGTCATCGGTTTCGCCGTGCGCGGCGGAGCCGTCACCGTGCACCGCCGGGAATGCGCCGCCGTCACCCGGATGCAGGACCTGGGCCGGGCGGCCGTCCGTGCCCGCTGGCACGACTCCGGTGAGTGGAGCCGGCCGGGCGACCACCGGGTCACCCTGGTCGCCGAGTCCTTCGGACGCCCCCGGCTGCTCGCCGATCTCACCGAGGCCATCGCGGCCGC